A stretch of Arachis hypogaea cultivar Tifrunner chromosome 15, arahy.Tifrunner.gnm2.J5K5, whole genome shotgun sequence DNA encodes these proteins:
- the LOC140179346 gene encoding uncharacterized protein — protein sequence MINGGFTGGGVTKSSRKRHLKDVYQVSGDCDVPDLSTISFTKEDAQGMTPSHDHPVVITMILANANLHRTLIDQGSSADILLKSAFNKLRLEEKELRAYPDNLFEFGDIPIRPLGFIPLHTTFGNGMKSRTLSIDYIVVDVASAYNTLIGRTTLNRLVAFVSTPHLCVKFLTSKGIATIRGDQKLARRYYNESLNLRGRIKGK from the coding sequence atgataaatggaggatttacAGGAGGGGGAGTAACTAAGtcttctcgcaaaagacatctcaaggaCGTCTACCAAGTCAGTGGAGACTGCGACGTTCCCGACTTGTCCACAATTTCATTTACTAAAGAAGACGCTCAAGGCATGACACCTAGTCATGACCATCCCGTTGTGATCACTATGATACTTGCCAATGCAAACCTCCACAGAACTCTGATAGATCAGGGGAGCTCGGCCGATATATTATTGAAATCTGCTTTTAACAAGCTCagattagaagaaaaagagctaagagcttATCCAGACAACCTCTTTGAGTTTGGCGACATACCCATCCGACCTCTCGGTTTCATCCCGTTGCATACCACTTTTGGTAACGGCATGAAATCCAGAACCTTGAGCAttgactacattgtggtcgatgtGGCATCGGCCTACAATACCTTGATAGGTCGGACAACCTTAAACCGACTAGTTGCATTCGTTTCCACTCCTCATCTCTGCGTGAAATTTCTGACTTCAAAAGGAATTGCCACTATAAGAGGAGATCAAAAGTTGGCAAGAAGATATTATAATGAAAGCTTGAATCTGCGGGGAAGAATAAAGGGTAAATAA